In Leptotrichia buccalis C-1013-b, the genomic window AATGCTACAAACTATGGGATACAATATGACGGAAGATATTGAAAATACAGACTTGGTATTTTTAAATACGTGTACAGTTAGAGAAGGTGCAGCTGTTAAAGTTTATGGAAAATTAGGAGATTTGAAAAGAATTAAGGAAGAAAAAGATGGTAAAATGATTATCGGAGTTACTGGATGTCTTGCTCAGGAAGTAAGAGACGAATTTATAAAGAAAACTCCTTATGTAGATTTAGTGCTTGGAAATCAGAATATTGGAAGAATTCCTGATATTTTGGAAAGAATTGAATCTGGAGAAGATACACATATTGTTATGGTGGATGATGAGGATGAATTGCCGACTAGAGTAGATGCTGACTTTGGAGATGATATTGTTGCTTCAATTTCCATAACTTATGGATGTAACAATTACTGTACGTTTTGCATTGTTCCATATGTACGTGGAATGGAGCGTTCTGTACCGCTTAACGAAATTATTAGGGATGTTGAGCAATATACAAAGAAAGGATACAAAGAAATATTATTTTTAGGGCAAAATGTAAATTCATATGGAAGTGATTTTGCAAATGGACAGGATAATTTTGCTGAATTATTGGAGCAAAGTGCAAATGTAGAAGGGGATTTCTGGATAAAATATGTGTCTCCACATCCAAAGGACTTTAGTGATGAAGTAATAGATGTAATCGCAAGAAATCCTAAAAT contains:
- the miaB gene encoding tRNA (N6-isopentenyl adenosine(37)-C2)-methylthiotransferase MiaB, whose translation is MEKRATIITYGCQMNVNESAKMKQMLQTMGYNMTEDIENTDLVFLNTCTVREGAAVKVYGKLGDLKRIKEEKDGKMIIGVTGCLAQEVRDEFIKKTPYVDLVLGNQNIGRIPDILERIESGEDTHIVMVDDEDELPTRVDADFGDDIVASISITYGCNNYCTFCIVPYVRGMERSVPLNEIIRDVEQYTKKGYKEILFLGQNVNSYGSDFANGQDNFAELLEQSANVEGDFWIKYVSPHPKDFSDEVIDVIARNPKIARMLHLPLQSGSTKILDSMNRGYTKEEFIALAKKIKEKIPDIGLTTDIIVGFPGETDEDFQDTMDVVNEVGFENAFMFMYSKRTGTPAATMEEQVDEQTKNERLQQLMRLQNMKAKEESQKYLGQTVKVLVEGPSRKNPEMLTGRSSTHKIILFKSDRKDLKGQFVNVKIYDAKTWTLYGEMVE